In the Arthrobacter sp. 31Y genome, one interval contains:
- a CDS encoding CoA-binding protein: MMHVNDPAVVERLMRTKGTWAIVGLSTNQWRSAYDVSLYVRDKMGMEIIPINLKGEDVHGEKGYKSLAEIPEARHPIDVVDCFVNSQRVGAVIDQAIAIGAKAVWLQLGVFDDEATQRAQDAGLEVVVNSCPAREGWHYGL; the protein is encoded by the coding sequence ATGATGCATGTCAACGATCCGGCCGTCGTGGAGCGGTTGATGCGAACAAAGGGCACCTGGGCGATAGTCGGCCTCAGCACCAATCAATGGCGCTCCGCCTATGACGTCTCGCTCTACGTCCGGGACAAGATGGGCATGGAGATCATACCAATCAACCTCAAGGGCGAGGATGTGCACGGAGAAAAGGGCTACAAATCCCTGGCGGAGATCCCCGAGGCCAGACACCCCATCGATGTTGTGGACTGCTTCGTCAACTCCCAACGCGTGGGGGCGGTCATCGACCAGGCGATTGCGATCGGAGCCAAGGCCGTGTGGCTTCAGCTGGGCGTGTTCGATGACGAAGCCACGCAGCGTGCGCAGGACGCAGGACTCGAGGTCGTGGTGAACTCCTGCCCGGCACGCGAGGGCTGGCATTACGGCTTGTAA
- a CDS encoding iron chaperone produces the protein MTDAGKSGTKEKSYDGFTEEERAAMKERAQELKKAPRKKASKVDGEADVMAKIAEMPEPDKLIAERLHAIVKEHAPELSPKTWYGMPAYARDGKNIVFFQSSHKFKARYATLGFEENAKLDEGAMWPTSFAVKEITPEVEERIVGLIKKALG, from the coding sequence ATGACGGATGCAGGCAAATCGGGCACGAAGGAAAAGTCCTACGACGGCTTCACGGAAGAAGAGCGCGCCGCCATGAAGGAGCGCGCGCAGGAACTCAAGAAGGCCCCTCGCAAGAAGGCGTCCAAAGTGGACGGCGAGGCTGATGTCATGGCCAAGATCGCTGAGATGCCCGAGCCGGACAAGCTCATAGCCGAGCGACTCCACGCGATCGTCAAGGAGCACGCACCTGAGCTCAGCCCCAAAACCTGGTACGGCATGCCGGCCTATGCCAGGGATGGGAAGAACATCGTTTTCTTCCAGAGCTCCCATAAATTCAAGGCGCGCTACGCCACGCTCGGCTTTGAAGAGAACGCGAAACTGGACGAGGGCGCCATGTGGCCCACGTCCTTCGCCGTCAAGGAAATCACTCCAGAGGTGGAAGAGCGGATCGTAGGACTCATTAAGAAGGCACTGGGCTAG
- a CDS encoding AI-2E family transporter: MTASEETAHVSERKPPKPELWKDSLGRTAVRASQILLILTLTVVAVFGLLQIRLLVIPVLIALILAAAIGPFVNMLRRRGWRGGLATGVAFLGLLIVLGGVITVIVLSVRSQWDELISQAAGGLDELENFLLTGPLPLDREQLNQARETVVEFAQSSQVRSGAVTGLSVVTEFLAGASLVVIILFFFLKDGAKIWEFFLRPFKGVREAKLRRVGKRTMEVLGGYVRGTAIVALVDTVAIGAALLIMQVPLAIPLAIIVFIGAFIPLVGATVAGILAALVALVANGPIVALIVVIVVIAVNQLEGDLLQPIVMGKSLELHALVILMALTAGTILAGIIGAVLAVPIAAVTWAIIQVWTAEDPNLEPMNPDLPPANSQPT; this comes from the coding sequence ATGACGGCATCCGAGGAAACAGCCCACGTTTCCGAACGCAAGCCACCCAAGCCCGAACTGTGGAAGGACTCACTGGGCCGGACGGCTGTCAGGGCAAGCCAGATACTGCTCATCCTGACCCTGACCGTGGTGGCTGTTTTCGGGCTGCTCCAGATCCGGCTTCTTGTCATCCCGGTCCTCATCGCCTTGATTCTGGCCGCGGCCATCGGTCCCTTTGTAAATATGCTCCGACGTCGCGGATGGCGCGGGGGCCTGGCCACCGGCGTCGCCTTCCTGGGGTTGTTAATAGTGCTCGGCGGAGTGATCACTGTCATCGTGTTGTCAGTGCGGAGCCAGTGGGACGAGTTGATCAGTCAGGCAGCGGGTGGCCTGGACGAACTCGAGAACTTCCTGCTGACCGGACCGCTCCCCCTTGATCGAGAGCAGCTGAACCAGGCGCGCGAAACCGTGGTGGAGTTCGCACAGAGCAGCCAAGTCCGTTCCGGAGCAGTGACCGGGTTGTCAGTGGTCACTGAATTCCTGGCCGGCGCCAGCCTGGTGGTCATTATCCTGTTCTTCTTCCTCAAGGACGGCGCCAAAATCTGGGAGTTCTTCCTGCGCCCCTTCAAGGGCGTGCGGGAAGCCAAGCTTCGCCGTGTCGGTAAGAGGACCATGGAGGTCCTTGGTGGCTACGTCCGGGGAACGGCGATCGTCGCATTGGTGGATACGGTGGCCATCGGCGCCGCCCTGCTCATCATGCAGGTTCCGTTGGCCATCCCTTTGGCCATCATCGTGTTCATTGGCGCGTTCATCCCCTTGGTGGGTGCCACAGTCGCCGGAATCCTGGCCGCCTTGGTGGCGCTCGTCGCCAACGGCCCCATCGTGGCGTTGATCGTGGTGATCGTAGTGATCGCCGTCAACCAACTCGAAGGTGATCTGCTCCAGCCGATCGTCATGGGCAAGTCCCTGGAGCTCCACGCGCTGGTCATTTTGATGGCGTTGACGGCCGGCACCATCCTCGCCGGAATCATCGGCGCCGTCCTGGCCGTACCCATCGCGGCCGTCACCTGGGCGATCATTCAAGTCTGGACGGCCGAGGATCCGAATCTGGAGCCCATGAATCCGGATCTGCCGCCCGCCAATAGTCAGCCGACGTAG
- a CDS encoding HNH endonuclease yields MERIRESRAGAVAPDALVRARLTSPSSLTNPVQPGTALAGIVPAATVSGDLIEQLRVLEEMKSAITALQARVAVAFDLAQRAEQAGAGVPASERGQGVGAQVALARRESPNRGSRLLGFAKALVTEMPRTLAALKSGQLNEWRATLLVRETACLSVEDRCAVDEELAPDAGTFEGKGDRAIVAAAKAAAYRRDPRSVAGRASRAASERTVSLRPAPDTMTYLTALLPVAQGVAVYAALSRAADSARSTGSADSGGVVPTRGQVMADTLVERVTGTPGGFSGINLDLVMTDRTLFQGDSEPARLKGYGIVAAEWGRTVVSAEQSAQPTPDTEFDVWLRRLYTAPGTGELLTSDSKARLFPARLRRFIETRDDTCRTPYCDAPIRHIDHVVPWRSGGKTSLANGAGLCEACNHTKENPGWSTASLPGDTHDVHTLKISTPTGHTYQSKAPPLPGHQPSRT; encoded by the coding sequence ATGGAGCGGATTCGGGAAAGTCGAGCGGGGGCGGTGGCACCTGATGCCCTTGTTCGTGCGCGCCTGACAAGTCCCTCCAGCCTGACGAATCCTGTTCAGCCCGGCACGGCTCTAGCGGGCATTGTCCCGGCGGCCACGGTCAGTGGTGACTTGATCGAGCAGTTGCGGGTGTTGGAGGAGATGAAGTCGGCTATCACCGCTTTGCAGGCGCGGGTTGCTGTGGCTTTTGATCTTGCTCAGCGGGCCGAGCAGGCCGGGGCTGGTGTCCCCGCGTCCGAGCGTGGTCAGGGGGTGGGTGCTCAGGTGGCGTTGGCGAGGCGGGAGTCCCCGAACCGTGGCTCGAGGTTGCTGGGGTTTGCCAAAGCTCTTGTTACGGAGATGCCACGGACGTTGGCGGCGTTGAAGTCGGGACAGCTCAATGAATGGCGGGCCACTCTCCTCGTGAGAGAAACCGCTTGTCTGAGTGTTGAGGATCGGTGTGCGGTGGATGAGGAACTCGCCCCGGATGCCGGCACTTTCGAGGGGAAGGGCGATCGGGCGATTGTTGCGGCGGCGAAGGCTGCTGCGTATCGGCGGGATCCGCGGTCGGTGGCGGGGCGTGCCAGCCGTGCCGCGAGCGAGCGGACCGTGAGTCTGCGTCCTGCGCCGGACACCATGACGTACCTGACCGCGCTCCTTCCCGTGGCGCAAGGCGTTGCCGTGTACGCGGCGTTGAGCCGGGCGGCTGATTCGGCTCGCTCCACAGGCAGTGCAGACTCTGGCGGAGTCGTCCCGACCCGTGGCCAGGTCATGGCTGACACGCTGGTTGAACGCGTCACAGGTACTCCGGGCGGGTTTTCGGGGATCAACCTGGACCTTGTCATGACGGACCGCACTCTCTTTCAGGGCGACAGCGAACCGGCCCGGCTCAAGGGTTACGGAATCGTCGCGGCAGAATGGGGAAGGACTGTTGTCAGTGCGGAGCAGTCAGCACAGCCAACGCCGGACACAGAGTTCGATGTCTGGCTTCGCAGGCTCTACACCGCACCGGGCACGGGAGAGCTCCTGACCAGTGATTCCAAGGCGCGGCTCTTTCCGGCTAGGCTGCGGCGCTTCATCGAGACCCGTGACGATACCTGCCGTACGCCCTACTGCGACGCGCCTATTCGACACATTGACCACGTGGTTCCGTGGCGTTCCGGAGGCAAGACCAGTCTGGCGAATGGCGCGGGACTGTGCGAAGCGTGCAACCACACCAAAGAAAACCCGGGATGGAGCACCGCTTCCCTGCCCGGCGACACTCACGACGTGCACACACTGAAAATCAGCACCCCCACCGGGCACACGTACCAATCAAAAGCCCCGCCTCTGCCAGGGCATCAGCCCTCCAGAACGTAG
- a CDS encoding TasA family protein yields MAISLKTTSGKILASVALVGTAAAVAGMGTYGAFTSSTSASQAVTAGTVTIALGAPGPANTLNVPIAGLLPGDKVEKLVTLANTGNSDLNNVTLTTSAGTTASLLTTDVTNGLQLTIENCSVAWTGATAPYNCTGTKTTVLASGPVIAANKALNNLTSLTSTKTDNLKVTTAFPTTANNDFQGATSTIAFAFTGTQRTETTK; encoded by the coding sequence ATGGCCATCAGCCTCAAAACCACTTCCGGCAAGATCCTCGCTTCCGTCGCACTGGTGGGCACCGCAGCCGCCGTCGCCGGCATGGGCACCTACGGCGCATTCACCTCCTCCACCTCCGCCTCCCAGGCCGTCACCGCAGGAACCGTCACCATCGCCCTGGGCGCACCCGGACCGGCCAACACCCTCAACGTCCCCATCGCTGGCCTGCTGCCCGGCGACAAAGTAGAAAAGCTCGTCACCCTGGCCAACACCGGCAACTCGGACCTGAACAACGTCACCCTCACCACCTCCGCCGGCACCACCGCCTCCCTGCTCACCACCGACGTCACCAACGGCCTGCAGCTGACCATCGAAAACTGCTCCGTAGCCTGGACCGGCGCCACCGCCCCTTACAACTGCACCGGCACCAAGACCACCGTCCTGGCCTCCGGCCCGGTCATCGCAGCGAACAAGGCCCTGAACAACCTCACCTCCCTGACCTCCACCAAGACCGACAACCTCAAGGTCACCACCGCGTTCCCCACCACCGCGAACAACGACTTCCAAGGCGCGACGTCCACCATCGCCTTCGCCTTCACCGGCACCCAACGCACCGAAACCACCAAGTAA
- a CDS encoding O-acetylhomoserine aminocarboxypropyltransferase/cysteine synthase family protein: MADRTFGFRTRALHAGGTPDAEHGARAVPIYQTTSFVFKDTNDAANLFALQKYGNIYSRIGNPTVAAFEERIASLEGGIGAVATSSGMAAEFITFAALTQSGDHIVAASQLYGGTVTQLDVSLRRFGVDTTFVPGTDPADYAAAIQENTKALFVEVVANPSSEVQDLAGLAKVAHDAGIPLVVDATLSTPYLVRPFEHGADIVIHSATKFLGGHGTTLGGVIVESGRFNWGNGKFPMMTEPVPSYGNVSWWGNFGEYGFLTKLRCEHLRDIGPALSPLSAFQLLQGVETLPQRLDEHLKNAQAVAEWLDADPRVAYVNYSGLPSHPHFERAQKYLPKGPGSVFSFGVAGGRAAGQKFIESLQLASHLANVGDSRTLVIHPGSTTHQQLSAEQLESAGVPEDLVRISVGLEDLEDILWDLDQALTEAQSADSAVVEEPVEACTVGTQTVGAKA, translated from the coding sequence ATGGCTGACCGCACCTTCGGTTTCCGCACCCGCGCCCTGCATGCCGGCGGAACTCCCGACGCCGAGCACGGTGCCCGCGCGGTGCCGATCTACCAGACCACCTCCTTCGTGTTCAAGGACACCAACGATGCCGCGAACCTCTTCGCCCTGCAGAAGTACGGCAACATCTACTCGCGCATCGGCAACCCCACGGTGGCCGCTTTCGAAGAACGCATCGCTTCTCTTGAGGGCGGCATCGGGGCGGTAGCAACGTCGTCGGGCATGGCTGCCGAGTTCATTACTTTCGCCGCGCTGACCCAGTCCGGCGACCACATCGTGGCGGCATCGCAGCTCTACGGCGGCACGGTCACGCAGCTGGACGTGTCCCTTCGCCGCTTTGGCGTGGACACCACGTTCGTGCCCGGAACGGATCCGGCCGATTACGCCGCAGCCATTCAGGAGAACACCAAGGCGCTCTTCGTCGAGGTGGTGGCCAACCCGTCGTCGGAAGTCCAGGACCTCGCGGGGCTGGCCAAGGTAGCGCACGACGCCGGTATCCCCTTGGTGGTTGACGCCACCTTGAGCACGCCTTACCTCGTGCGGCCGTTCGAGCACGGCGCCGACATCGTGATCCACTCAGCCACGAAGTTCCTGGGCGGACACGGCACCACCCTTGGCGGCGTGATCGTGGAGAGCGGACGCTTCAACTGGGGCAACGGCAAGTTCCCCATGATGACCGAGCCGGTGCCCTCCTACGGAAATGTCTCTTGGTGGGGCAACTTCGGCGAGTACGGCTTCCTCACCAAGCTGCGCTGCGAGCATCTGCGCGACATTGGTCCGGCTCTCTCACCGCTGTCCGCTTTTCAGCTCTTGCAGGGCGTTGAAACACTCCCCCAGCGCCTGGACGAGCACCTGAAGAACGCACAGGCTGTGGCCGAGTGGCTCGACGCCGATCCCCGCGTGGCCTACGTGAACTACTCCGGTCTGCCCTCACACCCGCACTTCGAACGAGCACAAAAGTATCTGCCCAAGGGGCCGGGTTCTGTGTTCTCGTTCGGTGTGGCCGGCGGACGCGCGGCGGGGCAGAAGTTCATCGAATCCTTGCAGTTGGCCTCGCACTTGGCCAACGTTGGCGATTCGCGCACGCTGGTCATCCACCCCGGGTCCACTACGCACCAGCAGCTCAGCGCCGAACAGCTCGAGTCCGCCGGTGTCCCCGAGGACCTGGTCCGCATTTCCGTGGGCCTGGAGGATTTGGAAGACATCCTTTGGGACCTCGATCAGGCACTGACCGAAGCACAGTCGGCTGATTCCGCGGTTGTTGAAGAACCCGTGGAAGCCTGCACTGTTGGCACCCAGACTGTAGGAGCGAAAGCATGA
- a CDS encoding TetR/AcrR family transcriptional regulator — protein MTESKGALRKAALLDAAEEVLVTKGNANAAMRDFAAAAGVRIGHLQHYFPTRADLIRAVLERTLDRSLQRLTEVAGLDLEPEAAGSLTRDDSHRLLTALLQEHSDLEDVKMHLEIWALASSDEQAASALRSFYAQYAAHVQGVVRRGRSDLHDSAAGGIAAAIVSLFEGAAVTRSDIAGLRTEPGDEVIIRTAQWLIHGQEPSQ, from the coding sequence ATGACCGAAAGCAAGGGCGCCCTGCGGAAGGCGGCGCTCCTGGACGCGGCTGAAGAAGTACTGGTCACCAAGGGCAACGCAAACGCCGCGATGCGGGATTTTGCCGCGGCCGCCGGCGTACGAATCGGCCACTTGCAGCACTACTTTCCAACCCGCGCCGACCTCATCCGGGCCGTCCTCGAAAGGACGCTTGACCGCTCACTGCAACGGCTAACTGAAGTTGCAGGACTCGATCTCGAACCCGAGGCGGCGGGCAGCCTGACCCGGGACGATTCCCACCGGCTTCTCACTGCGCTGCTCCAGGAGCATTCGGACCTTGAGGACGTGAAAATGCACCTTGAGATCTGGGCCCTGGCGTCCTCGGACGAGCAGGCGGCCTCCGCCCTGCGATCCTTCTATGCACAGTACGCAGCCCATGTGCAGGGTGTGGTTCGGCGGGGGAGGAGCGACCTCCATGACTCGGCTGCAGGTGGCATCGCGGCTGCGATCGTGAGCCTCTTCGAGGGCGCTGCTGTGACACGCTCGGATATTGCCGGCCTGCGAACAGAGCCCGGAGACGAAGTCATCATCCGCACGGCCCAGTGGTTAATCCACGGACAGGAACCCTCTCAGTGA
- a CDS encoding alpha-L-fucosidase, translating into MTQLVPTPAQFRWQQLEFGVFIHFGINTFAGKEWSDGTLPASSFNPTELDAGSWVRAAKEAGARYLILTAKHHDGFCLWPTATTDYSVASSPWRGGKGDVVRDVAEACKEQGIGLGLYLSPWDRNADCYNDPAAYDDFYVRQLTELCTGYGPLMELWFDGAGSVGREYNWDRIIAVVKEHQPDAMIFNMGQPTIRWVGNENGLASDPVNYVVDRTSDTQYTDSSSGLPAEHYLPPECDVSIRRGWFWHPDDEPKSVEHLLAIYYQSVGMGANLLLNLPPDTRGLIPDEDIQVLTSWKAELDRRLSGAVEASVEHYDGGATLSFPAAVTFNHLELVEDLSSGQLITRHVVMTEGAKIVEGITVGSRRIHQLPVTTATELDVTLAGGGRLVSARVYTGALDAEIPVIPDGYEAPTDAPE; encoded by the coding sequence GTGACTCAGCTTGTTCCTACTCCAGCCCAGTTCCGCTGGCAGCAGCTCGAATTCGGGGTCTTCATCCACTTCGGCATCAACACCTTTGCCGGCAAGGAGTGGAGCGATGGCACTCTTCCGGCGTCGAGTTTTAACCCGACAGAACTCGACGCCGGCAGCTGGGTCCGCGCGGCCAAGGAGGCCGGCGCAAGGTACTTGATCCTGACGGCCAAGCACCACGACGGCTTCTGTCTCTGGCCGACGGCCACCACTGACTACTCCGTCGCGTCATCCCCGTGGCGGGGCGGCAAAGGCGACGTGGTCAGGGACGTTGCCGAAGCCTGCAAGGAGCAGGGGATCGGACTTGGGCTCTACCTGTCTCCGTGGGATCGCAACGCTGACTGCTACAACGATCCCGCGGCCTACGACGACTTCTATGTCCGGCAACTCACGGAGCTCTGCACTGGATACGGGCCCCTGATGGAGCTGTGGTTCGATGGCGCGGGCTCGGTGGGCCGCGAGTACAACTGGGACCGGATCATCGCTGTTGTTAAGGAGCATCAACCCGATGCCATGATCTTCAATATGGGTCAGCCCACCATTCGCTGGGTGGGTAACGAGAATGGACTGGCCTCGGACCCTGTTAACTACGTGGTGGACCGTACGTCCGACACCCAGTACACCGATTCCAGCTCCGGGCTGCCCGCCGAACACTACTTGCCGCCGGAGTGCGACGTCTCCATTCGTCGCGGGTGGTTCTGGCATCCGGATGACGAGCCGAAATCCGTGGAACATCTGCTTGCCATCTACTACCAATCGGTGGGAATGGGCGCGAATCTCCTCCTGAACCTGCCGCCAGACACCCGCGGGCTGATTCCTGACGAGGACATACAGGTCCTCACCTCGTGGAAAGCGGAGTTGGATCGTCGCCTCTCCGGGGCAGTTGAGGCCTCTGTGGAACACTACGACGGCGGAGCGACCCTGAGTTTTCCGGCTGCAGTCACGTTCAACCATCTGGAGCTGGTGGAGGACCTCAGCTCGGGGCAGCTAATTACCCGCCATGTGGTGATGACCGAAGGCGCGAAAATTGTTGAGGGGATAACTGTGGGCAGCCGGCGTATCCACCAACTGCCCGTCACCACGGCAACAGAGTTGGACGTGACGTTGGCGGGCGGGGGCCGGCTGGTTTCGGCGAGAGTTTATACCGGCGCTCTCGACGCTGAAATTCCAGTAATCCCCGACGGATATGAAGCCCCCACGGACGCGCCGGAGTAG
- a CDS encoding RNA polymerase sigma factor, translating to MTDALTDEALHALKGNNAELFGAVYQAYAGQVLGYLTAKGVSDPEAVTQDVFLAVLPRLDDISGGVHGLRTFIFSVAHARMVDEHRKQSRSPEHHEFEPDRDTREVSSAETEAMGLLAPKEVMRLLDYLGDEQREVLTLRIVAGLTVEQVADIMGKSAGAVKQLQRRALVTLREHSAVKEYVAP from the coding sequence GTGACCGACGCATTGACCGATGAAGCGCTACATGCACTCAAGGGCAATAACGCGGAACTGTTCGGCGCCGTCTACCAGGCGTACGCCGGCCAGGTTCTCGGTTATCTGACGGCTAAGGGTGTATCAGATCCGGAAGCAGTCACGCAGGACGTGTTCCTTGCCGTCCTGCCCCGGCTGGATGACATCAGCGGCGGGGTCCATGGCCTCCGGACCTTCATTTTCTCGGTGGCTCATGCCCGCATGGTGGACGAGCATCGGAAGCAAAGCAGGTCGCCGGAACACCACGAGTTTGAGCCGGACCGGGATACCCGGGAGGTGAGTTCCGCAGAGACGGAAGCTATGGGACTCTTGGCGCCCAAGGAGGTCATGAGACTCCTGGACTACCTCGGCGACGAGCAGCGAGAGGTCTTGACCCTTCGCATCGTGGCAGGCCTGACCGTTGAGCAGGTTGCCGACATCATGGGGAAATCCGCCGGGGCAGTTAAACAGCTGCAGCGGCGGGCACTTGTTACACTCCGTGAGCATTCGGCTGTAAAGGAATACGTGGCGCCATGA
- a CDS encoding CoA-binding protein, with amino-acid sequence MSTAERTWEGPSAPERLSLLRQAKSIAIVGASDKPSRASYFVATYLQSSTRYKVYFVNPVVKEILGQPTYASLADLPETPDIVDVFRKHDDLPGVLDEAVAAGAKTLWLQLGSWHEDVARDAETAGLNVVMDRCVKIEHARFHGGLHLAGFDTGVISSKRQVLA; translated from the coding sequence ATGAGCACCGCAGAACGCACGTGGGAAGGCCCTTCCGCGCCCGAGCGCCTGTCACTCCTGCGCCAGGCCAAGTCCATCGCCATTGTGGGGGCCTCGGACAAACCGTCCCGGGCCAGCTACTTCGTGGCCACCTACCTGCAGTCGTCAACGCGCTACAAGGTGTACTTCGTGAACCCCGTGGTCAAGGAAATCCTGGGCCAACCGACGTACGCGTCACTGGCGGATCTGCCCGAGACCCCGGACATCGTGGACGTGTTCCGCAAGCACGACGACCTCCCCGGAGTGCTGGATGAAGCCGTCGCGGCGGGGGCCAAGACCTTGTGGCTCCAACTTGGTTCTTGGCACGAGGACGTTGCCCGGGATGCCGAGACGGCGGGCCTCAACGTGGTGATGGACCGCTGCGTGAAGATCGAACACGCCCGATTCCATGGCGGGCTCCACCTGGCCGGCTTCGACACCGGCGTGATCTCTTCCAAGCGGCAGGTGCTTGCCTAA
- the sfnG gene encoding dimethylsulfone monooxygenase SfnG, whose product MTEISNVARLSEPLKFAYWVPNVSGGLVVSTIEQRTGWDFDYNKKLAQIAENSGFEYALTQTRYAASYGADKQHEATSFSLALLAATERLKVIAAVHPGMWHPGVLAKFIITADHISNGRAAVNIVSGWLKSEFTNFGLEWLEHDERYVRTEEFIKVLRGLWTEQGYSQGGKYYNITDFTLNPAPVDVPGRAHPEVFFGGNSTAAQATAGRVADWYFSNGKDLEGFKENIAGVVAASNETKRGTEGALSLPKFGLNGFVIARDSEKEARDTLREIVEKAHKPAVQGFRDAVQEAGPSTKDGKGMWADSSFEDLVQYNDGFKTQLIGTPEQIAERIVEYKKIGVNLFLTGYLHFQEEVAAFGQDILPIVRELEADLARKNGTELDLSNTPVAESVAV is encoded by the coding sequence ATGACTGAGATCAGCAACGTCGCACGGCTCTCCGAACCGCTCAAGTTTGCCTATTGGGTTCCCAACGTTTCCGGTGGTTTGGTGGTGTCCACCATCGAGCAGCGAACCGGTTGGGACTTCGACTACAACAAGAAGCTGGCGCAGATCGCCGAAAACTCCGGCTTCGAATACGCCCTCACCCAGACCCGCTACGCCGCTTCCTACGGCGCGGACAAGCAGCACGAAGCAACGTCGTTCAGCCTTGCCCTGCTGGCTGCGACCGAGCGCCTCAAAGTCATCGCCGCCGTCCACCCGGGCATGTGGCACCCCGGCGTGCTGGCAAAATTCATCATCACCGCCGACCACATCTCCAACGGTCGCGCTGCCGTCAACATCGTCTCCGGCTGGCTCAAGAGCGAGTTCACCAACTTCGGCCTCGAATGGCTGGAGCACGACGAACGCTACGTCCGCACCGAGGAATTCATCAAGGTCCTCCGCGGCCTGTGGACCGAGCAGGGCTACAGCCAGGGCGGCAAGTACTACAACATCACCGACTTCACCCTCAACCCAGCACCCGTTGACGTTCCCGGCCGCGCCCACCCGGAAGTCTTCTTCGGTGGAAACTCGACGGCGGCACAAGCCACGGCCGGTCGCGTCGCCGATTGGTACTTCTCCAACGGCAAGGACCTTGAAGGCTTCAAGGAGAACATCGCCGGCGTTGTTGCTGCGTCCAATGAGACGAAACGCGGCACCGAGGGCGCACTGTCCTTGCCGAAGTTCGGCCTCAACGGCTTCGTCATTGCCCGCGATTCGGAGAAGGAAGCCCGCGATACCCTCCGCGAGATCGTGGAGAAGGCACACAAGCCCGCAGTCCAGGGGTTCCGGGACGCCGTGCAGGAAGCCGGCCCGTCCACCAAGGACGGCAAGGGCATGTGGGCTGATTCCTCCTTCGAGGACCTGGTCCAATACAACGACGGTTTCAAGACCCAGCTGATCGGCACCCCGGAGCAGATTGCCGAGAGGATCGTGGAGTACAAGAAGATCGGCGTGAACCTGTTCCTCACCGGTTACCTGCACTTCCAGGAAGAAGTCGCCGCGTTCGGCCAGGACATCCTGCCGATCGTCCGCGAACTCGAGGCTGACCTTGCCCGCAAGAACGGCACCGAGCTGGATCTCTCCAACACTCCCGTCGCCGAATCGGTGGCCGTCTAA